From a single Paraburkholderia sp. FT54 genomic region:
- a CDS encoding inorganic phosphate transporter has product MPELSYPQPGTASGKGRNVSLVIFLAVILVGAVYCAVHLMDDLQSVRESSAMPFLLLGIALLIALGFEFVNGFHDTANAVATVIYTHSLAPNLAVVWSGGWNFLGVLTSSGAVAFGILQLLPVELILQVGSSAGFAMVFALLIAAIIWNLGTWWFGLPSSSSHTLIGSIIGVGLMNQLMHGANGTSGVDWNQALGVGKSLLFSPLVGFLAAGLLLLILKAVVRIPALYAEPKGKEPPPFWIRSLLILTCTGVSFAHGSNDGQKGMGLIMLILIGTVPTAYALNKAVTPAETQTFLAVAHETSTTLAKYTQGATPSANPRGDVEAYVRTHQLTPATLPALQQLTDIIAGQVRSSGSMAAVPQSIVDNVRNNMYVASEAIRLMAKNKQPAFSPEDAKAIGNFKAQTDHATKFIPTWVKVAVAIALGLGTMVGWKRIVVTVGEKIGKQHLTYGQGASAELVAMLTIGAADMYGLPVSTTHVLSSGVAGTMAANGSGLQWGTVRSLILAWVLTLPASIALAAGLYWVFRAVF; this is encoded by the coding sequence ATGCCGGAACTTTCGTATCCACAGCCAGGCACTGCTAGCGGAAAGGGGCGCAACGTCAGCCTCGTCATCTTCCTCGCCGTGATACTGGTCGGTGCGGTTTATTGCGCAGTGCACCTGATGGACGATTTGCAATCCGTTCGCGAAAGCTCGGCAATGCCTTTCCTGCTGCTCGGCATCGCGCTGCTGATCGCGCTGGGTTTTGAGTTCGTCAACGGCTTTCACGATACGGCGAACGCGGTCGCGACCGTGATCTACACGCATTCGCTGGCGCCGAACCTGGCCGTGGTGTGGTCAGGCGGCTGGAATTTTCTCGGCGTGCTGACGTCGAGCGGCGCGGTCGCCTTCGGCATTCTGCAACTGCTTCCCGTCGAACTGATCTTGCAGGTCGGCAGCAGCGCGGGTTTCGCGATGGTCTTCGCCTTGCTGATCGCCGCGATCATCTGGAATCTCGGCACGTGGTGGTTCGGACTGCCATCGTCGAGTTCGCACACGCTGATCGGCTCGATCATCGGCGTCGGCCTGATGAATCAGTTGATGCACGGCGCCAACGGCACGAGCGGCGTGGACTGGAATCAGGCGCTCGGCGTCGGCAAGTCCCTGCTGTTTTCGCCGCTGGTGGGCTTTCTCGCAGCGGGCTTGCTGCTGCTGATCCTGAAAGCCGTGGTGCGCATTCCCGCTTTGTACGCCGAACCAAAGGGCAAGGAGCCGCCGCCGTTCTGGATCCGCAGCCTGCTGATCCTGACCTGCACGGGCGTCTCGTTCGCGCACGGCTCGAACGACGGCCAGAAAGGCATGGGCCTCATCATGCTGATCCTGATCGGCACGGTGCCCACTGCCTACGCGCTGAACAAGGCGGTGACGCCCGCGGAAACGCAAACGTTCCTCGCCGTCGCGCATGAAACCTCGACGACGCTTGCCAAATACACCCAAGGCGCCACGCCTTCGGCCAATCCGCGTGGCGATGTCGAGGCCTACGTGCGCACTCACCAGTTGACGCCCGCCACGTTGCCGGCCTTGCAGCAACTGACCGACATCATTGCCGGCCAGGTCAGGTCGTCAGGCTCGATGGCCGCGGTGCCGCAAAGCATCGTCGACAACGTTCGCAACAACATGTACGTGGCCTCCGAAGCGATTCGCCTGATGGCAAAAAACAAGCAACCGGCATTCTCGCCCGAAGACGCCAAAGCGATCGGCAACTTCAAGGCGCAAACCGATCACGCCACCAAGTTCATTCCGACGTGGGTCAAGGTCGCGGTGGCGATCGCCCTCGGTCTCGGTACGATGGTTGGATGGAAGCGGATCGTCGTGACGGTCGGCGAGAAGATCGGCAAACAGCATTTGACGTACGGACAGGGTGCATCGGCTGAACTGGTGGCGATGCTGACGATCGGCGCCGCCGACATGTACGGCCTGCCGGTCTCCACGACGCACGTGCTGTCCTCGGGTGTGGCCGGCACGATGGCGGCCAACGGTTCCGGCCTGCAATGGGGCACAGTGCGCAGCCTGATCCTTGCCTGGGTACTGACGCTGCCAGCTTCGATCGCACTGGCAGCCGGCCTGTACTGGGTGTTCCGAGCGGTGTTCTAA
- a CDS encoding CHAD domain-containing protein, producing MKRDSLNVDKRPADSDPAAGAHSAQEAFASYAAPLVDHAIEYASALREDASPEALHKLRVSLRRLRSLWWAFEPLLEKGENTRQRALYKYLATAAGKTRDWDILIELLTSDDKGARGGMGEIAPKLQDARGAALTTSRETLSNADVKHLLREALSSASKELNTAHDRMPLRKFAEQRVAASERSLKKRMKRARRAKRSNYVAFHNVRKAGKKLRYLLEFFEPVLSGGRKRTLKRLKQIQKRFGTLNDVVASEMLLRDNAPLLAGSGDAEAALHWLGKERKRRMRSAAGLLRKL from the coding sequence ATGAAGCGCGATAGCCTGAATGTCGATAAACGACCCGCCGATAGCGATCCAGCCGCCGGCGCGCACTCTGCGCAAGAGGCCTTCGCGTCGTATGCGGCGCCCCTCGTCGATCATGCGATCGAATACGCCAGCGCGCTGCGCGAAGACGCGTCGCCGGAAGCGCTGCACAAATTGCGTGTCTCGCTGCGCCGTTTGCGCTCCTTATGGTGGGCCTTCGAGCCCTTGCTGGAAAAAGGCGAGAACACGCGGCAACGTGCGTTGTACAAGTATCTAGCCACGGCCGCCGGCAAAACGCGCGACTGGGACATCCTGATTGAATTGCTGACGTCCGACGATAAGGGCGCACGCGGCGGCATGGGCGAGATAGCACCCAAACTTCAGGACGCTCGCGGCGCCGCGTTGACGACAAGCCGCGAAACGCTTTCGAACGCCGACGTCAAACATCTGCTGCGCGAAGCCTTGTCCAGCGCGTCCAAAGAATTGAATACCGCGCACGATCGCATGCCGCTGCGCAAATTCGCCGAGCAACGTGTGGCTGCTTCCGAGCGTTCGTTAAAGAAACGGATGAAACGCGCGCGTCGTGCGAAGCGCTCCAACTACGTTGCCTTTCACAATGTGAGGAAGGCGGGAAAGAAGCTGCGCTATTTGCTGGAGTTCTTCGAACCCGTCCTGAGCGGCGGACGCAAACGCACGCTCAAACGTTTGAAGCAGATCCAGAAACGTTTCGGTACGCTGAACGATGTGGTCGCGAGCGAGATGTTGCTGCGCGACAATGCGCCTTTGCTCGCCGGCTCCGGCGACGCCGAGGCAGCGCTTCACTGGCTAGGCAAGGAGCGCAAACGCCGGATGCGCTCGGCGGCCGGACTACTGCGCAAACTATGA
- a CDS encoding VTT domain-containing protein produces MVEFPSSAVSTWGGAVVFVNVLLTRLGVPIPAVPILLFAGSAIAAGTLSFWPVLGAAVLGALMGDGAWFTAGRLYGRKLIAALGRLSPAVDSKVDKARALFERFGVPLVSISKFVPGLALITPPLMGTTAVDARIYAAWDFAGAFAWAAFWLLGGAAAERQLHMLLDFVKARGGTVVDVLLATALVYLAFRLQQRRRARRRFADAAAARAAAGGWRRIAPPKVLDARPQAPSLEAPRRIPGALALDPNSQEQIDGALRTYDMVIYCICPDSATAVEITQRMRHNGYTRIRALRGGLDAWQRRGFPVEPLASADELSTGNRAPEPRSDARGAITLRGFAPRSTQGT; encoded by the coding sequence TTGGTAGAATTTCCGTCTTCGGCGGTGTCGACCTGGGGCGGCGCGGTCGTGTTCGTCAACGTTCTGTTGACGCGCCTCGGCGTGCCGATTCCCGCCGTGCCGATACTGCTCTTCGCGGGCTCCGCGATCGCCGCCGGCACCCTGTCCTTCTGGCCGGTCCTCGGCGCCGCGGTGCTCGGCGCGCTGATGGGCGACGGCGCATGGTTCACGGCTGGCCGCCTGTATGGCCGCAAGCTGATCGCCGCACTCGGCCGGCTTTCGCCCGCCGTCGATTCCAAGGTGGACAAAGCGCGCGCGCTGTTCGAGCGCTTCGGCGTGCCGCTCGTGTCGATCTCGAAGTTCGTCCCCGGGCTCGCACTCATTACCCCGCCGCTGATGGGCACGACCGCCGTCGACGCGCGCATCTACGCGGCCTGGGATTTTGCCGGCGCCTTCGCGTGGGCCGCCTTCTGGCTGCTCGGCGGCGCCGCCGCGGAACGGCAACTGCATATGCTGCTCGACTTCGTCAAAGCCCGCGGCGGCACTGTCGTCGATGTTTTGCTGGCCACCGCGCTTGTCTATCTGGCGTTCCGTCTGCAGCAACGACGCCGCGCACGCCGCCGTTTCGCGGATGCCGCGGCAGCGCGGGCAGCCGCCGGCGGCTGGCGCCGCATCGCGCCGCCCAAGGTGCTCGATGCCCGCCCGCAAGCGCCCTCGCTCGAGGCGCCGCGCCGCATTCCCGGCGCGCTCGCGCTCGATCCGAATTCCCAGGAACAGATCGACGGCGCACTGCGGACCTACGACATGGTGATCTATTGCATTTGCCCGGACAGCGCGACCGCCGTCGAAATCACGCAACGCATGCGTCACAACGGCTACACGCGGATTCGCGCGCTGAGGGGCGGCCTCGACGCCTGGCAGCGGCGCGGCTTTCCCGTTGAGCCGCTAGCATCAGCCGACGAGCTGAGCACCGGCAACCGCGCGCCGGAACCGCGCAGCGACGCGCGCGGGGCGATCACGCTGCGCGGCTTCGCCCCGCGCAGCACGCAAGGCACCTGA
- a CDS encoding DMT family transporter produces the protein MNSRYAGYLFCALAMIGVGSTVVVSKSIAVGLPPFSATALRFAIAFPLFVLAMRCLGVRWPRLDRRDALLVIAQAGAGSVGYTVLLISGMKLASAADAGVIAGTLPAVSAGVAMLSLGERPAPALLGAILLATAGVLVCTVHPGEFSAPHAVSSLAGNALVFLAIVCEALFILLNRKLRTAVAPLPLSALMCGIGFAVAIVPACFEKPWALPVDASALCGVLYYALVPTVAGFVLWYAGAARISGAEAGLMTALVPVSAVALAAMVLGEPVSAAQLAGVACVLGAVLLATFGQMRTGRSAA, from the coding sequence ATGAACTCGCGGTATGCCGGATATCTGTTTTGCGCGCTGGCCATGATCGGGGTCGGCAGCACGGTGGTGGTCAGCAAATCGATTGCGGTGGGACTTCCGCCGTTCAGCGCGACCGCGCTGCGCTTCGCGATTGCCTTCCCCCTGTTCGTGCTGGCGATGCGTTGTCTGGGTGTGCGCTGGCCGCGTCTGGACCGCCGCGATGCGTTGCTCGTGATCGCCCAGGCGGGCGCGGGCAGCGTCGGCTATACGGTGTTGCTGATCAGCGGGATGAAACTCGCTTCGGCGGCCGATGCCGGCGTGATTGCCGGCACCTTGCCCGCCGTGTCGGCTGGCGTCGCCATGCTCTCGCTCGGGGAGCGTCCCGCGCCCGCGTTGCTCGGCGCGATCCTGTTAGCGACGGCGGGCGTGCTGGTGTGCACCGTGCATCCCGGCGAGTTCAGCGCGCCGCACGCGGTGAGTTCGCTGGCGGGCAACGCGCTCGTGTTCCTCGCGATCGTCTGCGAGGCGCTGTTCATTCTCCTCAATCGCAAGCTGCGCACGGCGGTGGCGCCGCTGCCGCTGTCGGCGTTGATGTGCGGCATCGGCTTCGCGGTGGCGATCGTGCCGGCCTGCTTCGAAAAACCATGGGCCTTGCCGGTCGATGCGAGCGCACTCTGCGGCGTGCTGTATTACGCGCTGGTGCCGACCGTGGCGGGCTTCGTGCTCTGGTATGCGGGGGCGGCGCGAATCAGCGGCGCGGAAGCGGGGTTGATGACCGCGCTCGTGCCGGTGAGCGCGGTGGCATTGGCCGCGATGGTGTTGGGCGAACCCGTCAGTGCGGCGCAACTGGCCGGTGTCGCATGCGTGCTGGGCGCGGTGCTGCTGGCCACTTTCGGCCAGATGCGCACGGGACGCAGCGCTGCATGA
- the folE gene encoding GTP cyclohydrolase I FolE has protein sequence MTSSKAKKSKPMAAPERPSREEAEAAVRVLLRWAGDDPAREGLIDTPARVVRSYEEFYAGYQVDPREILARTFSEVDGYDEMIVLKDIRFESYCEHHMVPIIGRAHVAYLPGHRVVGISKLARLVDAFAKRLQIQEKMTVQIADTLNDVLQPAGVGVILEAAHQCMSTRGVHKAGVTMVTSRMLGTFRTDPSTRREFLSIVGNPGVVAIANT, from the coding sequence ATGACCAGCAGCAAGGCGAAGAAAAGCAAACCCATGGCCGCACCCGAGCGCCCGAGCCGCGAGGAAGCTGAAGCAGCGGTTCGTGTGCTGCTGCGTTGGGCCGGCGACGATCCGGCGCGTGAAGGCCTGATCGATACGCCGGCGCGCGTGGTGCGCTCCTACGAGGAGTTTTACGCGGGCTACCAGGTCGACCCGCGCGAGATCCTTGCCCGCACCTTCTCCGAAGTAGACGGCTACGACGAAATGATCGTGCTGAAAGACATCCGCTTCGAAAGCTATTGCGAACATCACATGGTGCCGATCATCGGGCGCGCGCATGTGGCGTATCTGCCGGGGCATCGCGTGGTCGGCATCTCCAAGCTCGCGCGGCTGGTCGATGCGTTCGCCAAACGCCTGCAGATCCAGGAAAAGATGACGGTGCAGATCGCCGACACCCTGAACGATGTGCTGCAACCGGCAGGCGTCGGCGTGATTCTCGAAGCCGCGCATCAATGCATGTCGACGCGCGGCGTGCACAAGGCCGGCGTGACGATGGTCACCTCGCGCATGCTCGGCACGTTCCGCACGGACCCGTCGACACGTCGCGAGTTTCTGTCGATCGTCGGCAATCCGGGCGTTGTGGCGATCGCCAATACCTAG
- a CDS encoding LysR family transcriptional regulator encodes MSETNLDLNLIPYLVAMEDTRNVSRAAEQLGVSQPRVSTALGKLREYFDDPLFVRTSKGMEPTPRALAILPAARDALLRIEKGMLDVQEFDPATSTHTFSIALSDVGEIVFLPRLLQLFAERAPFANLRSVSVSPSQVERGLESGDVDLAIGYFPDLSGNNFFQQRLFTHRFICLMRTGHPLAKAPLTLAQFVASGHAVVRAEGRSQEVLEQYLEKKRIKRRAVLETPHFMSLPFILARTDLLATVPHAIGFAYVSEHASITLVEPPLPLPHFDLRQHWHRKFHNDPRGSWLRGMVAELFNDAMDEWPK; translated from the coding sequence ATGTCTGAGACAAACCTGGATCTGAACCTGATCCCCTATCTGGTCGCGATGGAAGACACGCGCAATGTCAGCCGCGCTGCGGAGCAACTCGGCGTGAGCCAGCCGCGCGTGAGCACCGCGCTGGGAAAACTGCGGGAATACTTCGACGATCCGCTCTTCGTGCGCACGTCGAAAGGCATGGAGCCCACGCCGCGCGCGCTCGCCATCCTGCCCGCCGCGCGCGACGCGCTCCTGCGCATCGAGAAAGGCATGCTCGACGTGCAGGAATTCGACCCGGCCACCAGCACTCACACTTTCTCGATCGCGCTATCGGACGTCGGCGAGATCGTGTTTCTGCCGCGGCTTCTGCAACTGTTCGCCGAACGCGCGCCGTTCGCGAATCTGCGCTCGGTGTCGGTCTCGCCGTCGCAGGTGGAACGCGGGCTCGAATCGGGCGATGTCGATCTTGCCATCGGCTATTTCCCTGATCTGTCGGGCAATAACTTCTTCCAGCAACGGCTCTTCACGCATCGCTTCATCTGCCTGATGCGCACGGGCCATCCTCTGGCGAAGGCGCCGCTCACGCTGGCGCAGTTCGTGGCGTCGGGTCATGCCGTCGTGCGTGCCGAAGGACGCAGCCAGGAAGTCCTCGAGCAATACCTCGAGAAGAAACGCATCAAGCGCCGCGCCGTACTCGAAACACCTCACTTCATGAGCCTGCCGTTCATCCTCGCGCGCACCGACCTGCTGGCGACCGTGCCGCACGCGATCGGCTTCGCGTACGTCTCGGAGCATGCGTCGATCACGCTGGTCGAGCCGCCGCTGCCGTTGCCGCATTTCGATCTGCGGCAGCATTGGCATCGCAAGTTTCATAACGATCCGCGCGGGAGCTGGCTGCGCGGCATGGTCGCGGAACTGTTCAACGATGCAATGGACGAATGGCCCAAATGA
- a CDS encoding 3-oxoacid CoA-transferase subunit A has translation MINKIFESLQSAVADVNDGATVMIGGFGTAGMPSELIDALIEQGARELTIVNNNAGNGDIGLAALLKAKRVRKIICSFPRQTDSYVFDALYRAGEIELELVPQGNLAERIRAAGAGIGGFFTPTGYGTKLAEGKETRFIDGRHYVLEAPLHADFALIKAYKGDRWGNLTYRKTARNFGPIMASAAKTAIVQVSQVVPLGALDPENIVTPGIFVQRVIEVPQAAHAPLPNPHDAAA, from the coding sequence ATGATCAACAAGATTTTCGAGTCACTTCAATCGGCGGTCGCCGACGTCAACGACGGCGCGACCGTCATGATCGGCGGCTTCGGCACGGCCGGCATGCCGTCCGAGTTGATCGACGCGCTCATCGAACAGGGCGCGCGCGAACTCACCATCGTCAACAACAATGCCGGTAACGGCGACATCGGGCTGGCTGCGCTGCTCAAAGCCAAGCGCGTGCGCAAGATCATCTGTTCGTTCCCGCGTCAAACCGATTCGTATGTGTTCGACGCGTTGTATCGCGCCGGAGAGATCGAACTCGAACTGGTGCCGCAGGGCAATCTGGCTGAGCGGATTCGCGCAGCGGGCGCGGGCATCGGCGGCTTCTTCACGCCGACCGGCTACGGCACCAAGCTGGCCGAAGGCAAGGAAACCCGTTTCATCGACGGCAGGCACTACGTGCTGGAGGCGCCGCTGCACGCGGACTTCGCGCTGATCAAGGCGTACAAGGGCGATCGCTGGGGCAATCTCACCTATCGCAAGACGGCGCGCAATTTTGGACCGATCATGGCAAGTGCGGCGAAAACCGCGATCGTGCAGGTGTCGCAAGTCGTGCCGCTCGGCGCGCTCGATCCGGAAAACATCGTGACGCCCGGCATTTTCGTGCAGCGCGTGATCGAAGTGCCGCAAGCCGCACACGCCCCGCTGCCCAATCCTCACGACGCTGCCGCCTGA
- a CDS encoding 3-oxoacid CoA-transferase subunit B, which yields MKKLTRDEMARRVALDIPEGAYVNLGIGVPTLVANHLAADKEIFLHSENGLLGMGPAPAKGEEDDELINAGKQHVTLLTGGAYFHHADSFAMMRGGHLDFCVLGAFQVSATGDLANWHTGAPDAIPAVGGAMDLAIGAKQVYVMMEHLTKQGESKIAAECTYPVTGVGCVNRIYTDLAMIDVTDQGLVVREIFSDIDFDALHKLTGVPLIDGTQAARAA from the coding sequence ATGAAAAAACTGACCCGCGATGAAATGGCCAGGCGCGTTGCGCTGGATATCCCCGAAGGCGCCTACGTGAACCTCGGTATCGGTGTGCCGACGCTGGTGGCCAACCACCTCGCCGCCGACAAGGAAATCTTCCTGCACAGCGAGAACGGCCTGCTCGGCATGGGCCCGGCGCCCGCCAAAGGCGAGGAAGACGACGAACTGATCAACGCCGGCAAGCAGCACGTCACGCTGCTCACGGGCGGCGCGTACTTCCACCACGCCGATTCGTTCGCGATGATGCGCGGCGGCCATCTGGACTTCTGCGTGCTCGGCGCCTTCCAGGTGTCGGCCACGGGCGATCTGGCAAACTGGCATACCGGCGCACCCGACGCGATTCCGGCAGTTGGCGGCGCGATGGATCTGGCGATCGGCGCGAAGCAGGTCTACGTGATGATGGAACACCTGACCAAGCAGGGCGAGAGCAAAATCGCCGCCGAATGCACGTACCCGGTGACGGGCGTAGGATGCGTCAACCGCATCTATACTGACCTGGCGATGATCGATGTGACCGATCAGGGCCTCGTGGTGCGCGAGATTTTCTCGGACATCGATTTCGACGCATTGCACAAGCTGACCGGCGTGCCGCTGATCGACGGCACGCAAGCGGCGCGCGCGGCTTAA
- a CDS encoding 3-carboxy-cis,cis-muconate cycloisomerase codes for MLESSARLTGLLCGTQPMNDIWAPRATLQRMLDVEAALARASAEHRVIPRTAVAAIEAACQADQLDADALARDAALGGNLAIPLVKQLTARVKAADAEASKYVHWGATSQDIIDTATVLQLRDSFDLLDSSLQSTCDTVAKLAATHRATPMIGRTWLQQALPITLGLKFAQWLDALLRHRERLDALRARVLVLQFGGAAGTLASLRDAAPQVTQSLAKELGLAVPTLPWHTQRDRIAETASLFGMLIGTFGKIARDISLQMQTEIDELAEPAAAGKGGSSTMPHKRNPVGCAAVLTAATRAPGLVATVFAGMVQEHERALGGWQAEWDALPDLARLAGGALANIEQIAAGLNVNVPRLAANLDVTHGLILGEAVMLALGDSIGRLDAHHLVERASKAAIRDGQTLFDVLAADPAVTAHLPLERLKQLLDPAQYVGQAHAYVDAALALHTTRSQRDHSRE; via the coding sequence ATGCTCGAATCCAGCGCCCGTCTGACCGGCCTTCTTTGCGGCACGCAGCCGATGAACGACATCTGGGCGCCGCGTGCCACGCTGCAACGGATGCTCGACGTGGAAGCGGCGCTCGCGCGCGCTTCGGCCGAGCATCGCGTGATTCCGCGGACGGCGGTCGCCGCGATCGAAGCGGCGTGTCAGGCCGACCAGCTCGATGCCGACGCGCTCGCACGCGACGCCGCGCTCGGCGGCAATCTCGCGATTCCGCTCGTCAAGCAACTCACCGCGCGCGTCAAGGCGGCCGACGCCGAAGCGTCGAAATACGTGCATTGGGGCGCCACGAGCCAGGACATCATCGACACGGCGACGGTGCTGCAATTGCGCGACAGCTTCGATCTGCTCGACAGCAGCCTGCAATCCACCTGCGACACCGTGGCAAAGCTCGCGGCCACGCATCGCGCTACACCGATGATCGGCCGCACCTGGTTGCAGCAGGCGCTGCCCATCACGCTCGGCCTGAAATTCGCGCAGTGGCTCGACGCGCTGCTGCGTCATCGCGAGCGGCTCGATGCGCTGCGCGCTCGCGTGCTGGTGCTGCAATTCGGCGGCGCGGCGGGCACGCTGGCGAGCCTGCGCGATGCCGCGCCGCAGGTCACGCAGTCGCTCGCAAAAGAACTCGGCCTCGCCGTGCCGACGCTGCCATGGCATACGCAGCGCGATCGCATTGCCGAAACGGCGTCGCTGTTCGGCATGCTGATCGGCACCTTCGGCAAGATCGCGCGCGACATCTCACTGCAGATGCAAACCGAAATCGACGAACTGGCCGAACCGGCAGCGGCCGGCAAGGGTGGTTCGTCGACCATGCCGCACAAGCGCAATCCGGTCGGCTGCGCGGCGGTACTGACGGCTGCCACGCGTGCGCCGGGGCTTGTCGCCACGGTGTTCGCGGGCATGGTGCAGGAACACGAACGCGCGCTCGGCGGCTGGCAAGCCGAGTGGGATGCGCTGCCGGACCTCGCGCGCCTTGCGGGCGGCGCGCTTGCCAACATTGAACAGATCGCCGCGGGACTGAACGTGAACGTGCCGCGCCTCGCCGCCAATCTCGACGTCACGCATGGCCTGATTCTCGGCGAAGCGGTGATGCTCGCGCTCGGCGACAGCATCGGCCGGCTCGATGCGCATCATCTGGTGGAGCGCGCGTCGAAAGCCGCGATCCGCGACGGCCAGACGCTGTTCGACGTGCTTGCCGCGGACCCGGCCGTTACCGCACATCTTCCGCTCGAGCGCCTGAAGCAACTGCTCGATCCGGCTCAATACGTCGGCCAGGCGCACGCATATGTGGACGCCGCGCTGGCACTTCACACCACGCGCTCGCAGCGCGACCATTCCAGGGAGTAA
- the pcaD gene encoding 3-oxoadipate enol-lactonase: MPYAAVNGTELHYRIDGDRHGNAPWIVLSNSLGTDLSMWTPQVTALSKHFRVLRYDTRGHGHSEAPKGPYTIEQLTGDVLGLMDTLKITRAHFCGISMGGLTGVALAARHGNRFERVVLCNTAARIGSPEVWVPRAAKARTEGMPALAAAVLPRWFTADYIEREPVVLAMIRDVFVHTDKEGYASNCDAIDAADLRPEAPGIKVPALVISGTHDLAATPAQGRELAQAIPGARYVELDASHISNIEKADAFTKTVIDFLTEQK, translated from the coding sequence ATGCCTTACGCCGCAGTCAACGGCACCGAGCTTCATTACCGAATCGACGGCGACCGTCACGGCAACGCGCCGTGGATCGTGTTGTCGAATTCGCTCGGCACGGATCTGTCCATGTGGACGCCGCAAGTCACGGCGCTATCGAAACATTTTCGCGTGCTGCGCTACGACACGCGCGGCCATGGCCACTCGGAAGCGCCAAAAGGCCCGTACACCATCGAACAACTGACCGGCGACGTGCTCGGCCTGATGGACACGCTGAAGATCACCCGAGCGCATTTCTGCGGAATTTCCATGGGCGGTCTGACTGGCGTTGCACTGGCCGCGCGTCATGGCAACCGTTTCGAGCGAGTCGTGCTGTGCAACACGGCGGCGCGTATCGGTTCGCCGGAAGTGTGGGTGCCGCGCGCCGCGAAAGCACGCACCGAAGGCATGCCCGCGCTGGCCGCCGCCGTCCTGCCGCGCTGGTTCACGGCTGACTATATCGAGCGTGAGCCGGTGGTGCTGGCCATGATCCGCGACGTCTTCGTGCATACCGACAAGGAAGGCTACGCCTCGAACTGCGACGCCATCGACGCCGCCGACCTGCGTCCCGAAGCGCCGGGCATCAAGGTGCCGGCGCTGGTGATCAGCGGCACGCACGATCTCGCCGCGACACCGGCGCAAGGCCGCGAACTGGCACAGGCAATTCCTGGCGCGCGTTATGTGGAACTGGACGCCTCGCACATTTCCAACATCGAGAAAGCCGACGCTTTCACGAAGACTGTGATCGATTTCCTGACGGAGCAGAAATGA
- the pcaC gene encoding 4-carboxymuconolactone decarboxylase translates to MNDEDRYEAGLGVRRAVLGSAHVDRSLANRTELTEEFQNFITRYAWGEIWTRDGLPRHTRSLLTIAMMVALNRSEELALHLRAAKNNGVTREQIKEVLLQTAIYCGVPAANSAFHLADKLFREDDAAAQP, encoded by the coding sequence ATGAACGACGAAGATCGCTATGAAGCCGGACTCGGTGTGCGCCGCGCGGTGTTGGGCAGTGCGCACGTCGACCGGTCGCTTGCGAACCGTACTGAGTTGACGGAAGAGTTTCAGAATTTCATCACGCGCTATGCATGGGGTGAAATCTGGACGCGAGATGGCTTGCCGCGTCATACGCGCAGCCTGCTGACCATCGCCATGATGGTCGCGCTCAATCGCAGCGAAGAACTCGCACTGCATCTGCGCGCCGCGAAGAACAACGGCGTGACGCGTGAGCAGATCAAGGAAGTGCTGCTGCAAACCGCGATCTATTGTGGCGTGCCGGCGGCGAATTCGGCGTTTCACCTTGCGGATAAGCTGTTCCGCGAAGATGACGCGGCGGCGCAGCCCTAA